A genomic window from Dechloromonas sp. A34 includes:
- the ccoG gene encoding cytochrome c oxidase accessory protein CcoG codes for MKPNENILQGQSSEEAAVVSFYEKHKKVYMRDVKGWWNTWRWVLVWVTQILFYGLPWLEWNGRQAVLLHLVERKFYLFGLVLWPQDVFYLALLLIISAYALFLFTAVAGRLFCGYACPQTVYTEIFMWVESRLEGDRAARLKLDGGPLTARKATIKGLKHAIWLILSLWTGFTLVAYFTPVDELLAALPFGFSGWELFWTFFYAGFCYMQAGFLREQVCKYMCPYARFQGVMFDPDTLIITYDPERGEPRGARKKAIDAKAAGQGDCVDCGLCVVVCPTGIDIRKGQQYECIGCGACIDACDPVMDKVGLSRGLIRYTTENALAKHFSSADVLGHILRPRIILYTVILTAITIATIWSLAIRVPLKVDVIRDRSTLAREVDDGRIENIYNLKIMNTTEEPKRYALSVEGMEGIEIVGERIVEVGSAENYEVTVVVRVPPDSGKKGANTIYFDIKAQNHDKIAVLEKATFLMP; via the coding sequence ATGAAACCCAACGAAAACATTCTTCAAGGCCAGTCGTCAGAAGAGGCCGCTGTTGTTTCTTTTTACGAGAAACACAAGAAGGTCTATATGCGTGACGTCAAAGGTTGGTGGAATACCTGGCGTTGGGTATTGGTCTGGGTAACCCAAATTCTTTTTTATGGCCTTCCCTGGCTTGAGTGGAATGGCCGCCAAGCGGTATTGCTCCACCTCGTTGAGAGAAAGTTTTACCTCTTTGGTCTGGTGTTGTGGCCGCAGGATGTTTTCTATCTTGCCTTGCTGCTGATCATCTCGGCTTACGCATTGTTCCTGTTTACCGCAGTTGCTGGCCGACTGTTCTGTGGTTATGCCTGTCCGCAGACGGTCTATACCGAAATTTTTATGTGGGTTGAGAGCCGACTCGAAGGGGATCGGGCTGCTCGCTTGAAGCTGGACGGCGGGCCGTTGACGGCTCGCAAAGCCACCATCAAGGGATTGAAGCATGCGATCTGGCTGATCTTGTCGCTGTGGACTGGATTTACGCTGGTAGCCTATTTCACACCGGTCGACGAACTATTGGCGGCGCTGCCCTTTGGCTTTTCCGGGTGGGAATTGTTCTGGACCTTCTTCTATGCAGGCTTCTGCTATATGCAGGCGGGGTTTTTGCGAGAGCAAGTCTGCAAGTATATGTGTCCGTACGCCAGGTTCCAGGGGGTAATGTTTGACCCAGATACTCTGATTATCACTTACGATCCAGAGCGCGGTGAGCCGCGCGGGGCCCGCAAAAAGGCGATAGATGCCAAGGCTGCCGGTCAGGGGGATTGCGTTGACTGTGGCTTGTGTGTTGTGGTCTGCCCAACCGGGATCGATATTCGCAAGGGGCAGCAATACGAGTGCATCGGCTGTGGTGCCTGCATCGATGCATGTGACCCGGTGATGGACAAAGTTGGCTTGTCCCGCGGGTTGATTCGGTACACCACTGAAAATGCACTGGCTAAGCATTTTTCGTCTGCCGATGTGCTTGGCCACATCCTGCGTCCGCGCATCATTTTGTATACGGTGATCCTGACCGCGATTACCATCGCCACAATCTGGTCGCTAGCGATTAGGGTTCCGCTCAAGGTCGATGTGATTCGCGACCGTTCAACGTTGGCGCGGGAGGTCGATGACGGTCGTATCGAAAATATCTACAACCTCAAGATCATGAATACAACCGAAGAGCCAAAGCGCTATGCGTTGTCGGTCGAGGGGATGGAAGGGATTGAAATTGTTGGTGAGCGTATTGTCGAAGTTGGCAGCGCTGAAAATTATGAAGTGACTGTCGTGGTTCGTGTCCCGCCGGATTCCGGCAAGAAGGGGGCGAACACGATATATTTTGATATCAAGGCCCAGAATCACGACAAGATCGCGGTTCTCGAGAAGGCCACTTTCCTGATGCCATGA
- the ccoS gene encoding cbb3-type cytochrome oxidase assembly protein CcoS, whose amino-acid sequence MESVYLLIPISVLLVFGIALAFWWSVRNGQFDDLEGPAFRLLMDDDRPKVQAETPENDKTEKV is encoded by the coding sequence ATGGAAAGCGTCTATCTTCTGATTCCGATTTCGGTTCTTCTGGTTTTCGGAATTGCCCTTGCTTTCTGGTGGTCGGTACGCAACGGTCAATTCGACGATTTGGAGGGACCGGCTTTCCGCCTCCTGATGGATGATGATCGGCCAAAAGTGCAGGCTGAAACCCCGGAAAACGATAAAACAGAGAAAGTTTGA
- a CDS encoding cbb3-type cytochrome oxidase subunit 3, which produces MDINDLRSMTTVLGLLCFLGIVGWAYAKGSKKGFDEAANLPFAEHEDEGATPRASHPR; this is translated from the coding sequence ATGGACATCAACGATCTGCGTTCGATGACGACGGTTCTCGGGTTGCTCTGTTTCCTGGGTATTGTCGGTTGGGCTTATGCCAAGGGCAGCAAGAAGGGGTTTGACGAGGCTGCCAACCTGCCGTTCGCAGAGCATGAAGATGAGGGTGCGACGCCCCGTGCATCGCACCCGCGCTGA
- the rpmB gene encoding 50S ribosomal protein L28 — protein MARVCQVTGKAPMVGNKVSHANNRTKRRFLPNLQYRRFWVESENRFIRLRVSNAGLRVIDKNGIDTVLADLRARGEV, from the coding sequence ATGGCGCGAGTCTGCCAAGTAACGGGCAAAGCCCCGATGGTTGGGAACAAGGTTTCCCATGCCAACAATAGAACGAAGCGTCGCTTCCTGCCGAACCTGCAGTACCGCCGCTTTTGGGTTGAAAGCGAAAACCGCTTCATCCGTCTGCGCGTTTCCAACGCCGGTCTGCGTGTTATCGACAAGAACGGCATCGACACCGTGCTGGCCGATCTGCGCGCCCGCGGCGAAGTCTGA
- a CDS encoding 3-hydroxyacyl-CoA dehydrogenase: protein MQINEKVFLVTGAGSGLGAATARALVEGGGSVVLADLNREAGEKLAAELGSAACFVETDVASEASAVDAIQAAITRFGGLHGLVNCAGVAPAEKVVGKDGPHRLESFTKVITINLVGTFNMIRLAAEAMLKGEPDAGGERGVIINTASIAAYEGQLGQAAYAASKGGIVALTLPVARELARSGIRCMTIAPGIMETPMLLGMPPEVQDSLNKMVPFPTRMGKPAEFAALVKHIVENAYLNGEVIRLDGAIRMGTK, encoded by the coding sequence ATGCAAATAAATGAAAAAGTATTTCTTGTGACCGGAGCAGGTTCTGGTCTGGGGGCCGCGACAGCGCGCGCTTTGGTTGAGGGCGGTGGGAGCGTTGTCCTGGCTGACCTCAATCGCGAGGCCGGTGAAAAGCTGGCCGCGGAACTTGGTTCGGCTGCCTGTTTTGTTGAAACTGATGTGGCCAGCGAGGCTTCTGCTGTCGATGCCATCCAGGCGGCGATTACAAGGTTCGGCGGGCTGCACGGACTGGTCAACTGCGCTGGTGTCGCGCCGGCTGAGAAAGTTGTCGGCAAGGATGGGCCGCATCGACTGGAAAGCTTCACCAAAGTCATCACTATTAATCTGGTCGGTACCTTTAATATGATCCGTCTGGCGGCTGAGGCGATGCTGAAAGGCGAGCCTGATGCTGGCGGCGAGCGGGGGGTAATTATCAATACGGCGTCGATCGCAGCTTATGAGGGGCAGCTCGGGCAGGCCGCCTATGCGGCGTCGAAGGGCGGGATTGTTGCGTTGACTCTGCCGGTGGCCCGGGAGCTGGCGCGTAGCGGAATTCGTTGTATGACCATTGCACCGGGCATCATGGAGACGCCGATGCTGCTTGGCATGCCACCCGAAGTCCAAGACTCGCTCAATAAAATGGTGCCGTTCCCTACCCGAATGGGCAAGCCGGCCGAATTCGCCGCGCTGGTCAAGCATATTGTCGAAAATGCCTATCTCAATGGTGAAGTAATCCGTCTCGACGGTGCCATCCGGATGGGCACCAAATAA
- the radC gene encoding RadC family protein: MAISDWPESERPRERLLALGPTALSDAELLAIYLRVGVRGKSAVDLARDLLLRFDGRLSTLVDASLDELASVSGIGRAKAAQLKASFELARRALTQQMSARDMLTSPGQVRDWLRLKLATRKNEVFMALWLDAQNRLLKADELFTGTLTQTSVYPREVVKTALEHNAAAVILAHNHPSGLAEPSRADEMLTRSLKEALAMVDVKLLDHFIVAGNATPLSLAERGLL; encoded by the coding sequence ATGGCGATCAGCGACTGGCCAGAGAGCGAACGACCACGGGAACGATTGCTGGCACTTGGACCGACCGCCCTCTCGGACGCCGAATTGCTGGCCATCTATTTAAGAGTCGGTGTCCGGGGCAAAAGCGCAGTCGATCTGGCACGCGACCTGTTGCTGCGCTTCGATGGCCGACTGAGTACCCTAGTCGACGCGTCGCTGGACGAGCTGGCCAGTGTTTCCGGCATCGGTCGAGCCAAGGCCGCCCAGCTTAAGGCCAGTTTTGAACTGGCACGCAGGGCACTGACCCAGCAAATGTCCGCCCGCGACATGCTGACCTCGCCAGGTCAGGTCCGCGACTGGTTGCGCCTCAAACTGGCAACGCGCAAGAACGAAGTCTTCATGGCACTCTGGCTCGACGCCCAGAACCGCTTGCTGAAAGCTGATGAATTGTTTACCGGCACACTGACCCAAACCTCGGTCTACCCTCGAGAAGTAGTCAAAACCGCCCTCGAACACAATGCCGCTGCGGTCATCCTCGCCCATAATCATCCATCCGGCCTGGCCGAGCCGTCGCGCGCCGACGAAATGCTCACGCGCAGCCTGAAAGAGGCTCTGGCTATGGTCGATGTCAAATTGCTCGACCATTTCATCGTGGCCGGCAACGCCACCCCGCTCTCCCTGGCAGAACGAGGCCTGCTATAA
- a CDS encoding heavy metal translocating P-type ATPase → MSETSCYHCGQPIPDDVDLSVKIAGDSRAMCCFGCQAVAQSIVDNGLQDYYRSRDALPESPREAKPAILDQLAMFDHADFQKSFVKKLGENEREASLLLEGITCSACIWLNEQHVGKLPGVTAVDINYATRRARVRWDESRISLSDILGAIAAIGYRAYPYDASKNEELSRKERRGALWRVWVAGFGMMQVMMYAFPVYIADGEMSADIESLMRWASLLLTLPVVFYSSAPFFRSAWRDLKLRRVGMDVPVALGIGAAFAASCWATLVQSGEVYFDSVTMFVFFLLGGRFLEMTARQKALSVTEELAKLLPAFAQKLPGFPSDRSTEQRVVADLHPGDYVLVRAGDIVPADGRVIEGISCANESLLTGESRPVAKSPGDAVTGGSVNAESPLVVQVEQVGEGTRLSAIINLMERAATEKPRIVEVADRVATYFVAVLLVLAVLVAVGWYFVDPGKALWITVSVLVVTCPCALSLATPIALTVAAGALAKDGLLVTRGHAIETLARATHFVFDKTGTLTTGRMHLVDIGVVGALDREACLAIAAALEQSSEHPVASALRRAAGDTSPAAMDVLAEPGQGIEGVINDQRYRIGQAPYVMGLSQVPLPEAATDWLESGDTVVLLGDAGGALAFFRIGDEIRPESKALIAELKHCGKKVLLLTGDAPAVAHRVAQKLGIEEIRAGVTPQGKHDCVTALQAGGAIVAMVGDGVNDAPVLAQAQVSVAMGGGAQLARTQSDFVLLSENLDHLRHGLRRAVRSLRVIRQNLWWSFAYNFVALPLAITGYVTPWMAGIGMSASSLLVVLNSLRIQRVETD, encoded by the coding sequence ATGTCCGAAACTTCCTGTTATCACTGCGGCCAGCCGATTCCCGACGATGTCGATCTGTCGGTGAAAATTGCCGGGGATTCGCGTGCCATGTGCTGTTTTGGTTGCCAGGCTGTCGCGCAGTCAATCGTTGATAACGGCTTGCAGGATTATTACCGGAGTCGTGATGCCTTGCCGGAGTCCCCGCGCGAGGCAAAGCCGGCGATCCTGGATCAACTGGCAATGTTTGATCATGCTGACTTCCAGAAAAGTTTCGTCAAGAAACTCGGCGAGAACGAGCGAGAGGCTTCCCTGTTGTTGGAAGGAATCACCTGTTCTGCCTGTATCTGGTTGAATGAGCAGCATGTGGGCAAGCTCCCAGGGGTGACGGCGGTCGATATCAACTACGCGACCCGACGGGCGCGCGTACGCTGGGATGAGTCCCGAATCAGTCTCTCCGATATTCTCGGGGCGATTGCGGCCATTGGTTATCGCGCCTATCCCTATGACGCCTCCAAGAACGAGGAGCTTTCGCGCAAGGAACGGCGCGGCGCGCTGTGGCGGGTCTGGGTGGCGGGCTTCGGCATGATGCAGGTAATGATGTACGCCTTTCCGGTGTACATCGCCGACGGCGAAATGTCTGCCGATATCGAGAGTTTGATGCGCTGGGCCAGTCTCCTGCTGACCCTGCCGGTGGTCTTTTACTCGTCGGCACCATTTTTCCGTAGCGCCTGGCGCGATCTGAAATTACGTCGTGTCGGCATGGATGTGCCGGTCGCCCTCGGGATCGGTGCCGCCTTTGCGGCCAGTTGCTGGGCGACGCTGGTCCAGTCGGGAGAGGTCTATTTCGACTCGGTAACGATGTTCGTTTTTTTCCTGCTCGGTGGCCGCTTCCTGGAAATGACTGCGCGTCAGAAAGCATTGAGTGTGACCGAAGAGTTGGCCAAGTTGCTGCCCGCCTTTGCCCAGAAATTGCCCGGCTTTCCCTCTGACCGCAGCACCGAGCAGCGGGTCGTCGCGGACCTGCACCCGGGGGACTATGTCCTCGTGCGGGCCGGCGATATCGTGCCGGCGGATGGCCGGGTTATCGAGGGGATCAGTTGTGCCAACGAATCCTTGCTGACTGGTGAAAGTCGGCCAGTGGCAAAGTCGCCGGGTGATGCGGTGACTGGTGGTTCCGTCAATGCTGAAAGTCCACTGGTTGTCCAGGTTGAGCAGGTTGGTGAGGGAACGCGATTGTCGGCCATCATTAATCTGATGGAGCGGGCGGCAACAGAAAAGCCACGTATCGTCGAAGTGGCCGACCGTGTGGCGACCTACTTTGTTGCCGTGCTACTGGTCCTGGCTGTGCTAGTCGCTGTCGGCTGGTATTTTGTTGATCCCGGCAAGGCTTTGTGGATCACCGTGTCGGTCTTGGTCGTGACCTGCCCCTGCGCCCTTTCCTTGGCGACACCGATTGCGCTGACCGTTGCTGCTGGAGCGCTGGCCAAGGATGGCTTGCTGGTGACGCGGGGGCACGCGATTGAAACCCTGGCCCGGGCAACGCATTTTGTTTTCGATAAGACCGGCACTCTGACCACGGGGAGGATGCATCTGGTCGATATCGGTGTCGTCGGAGCCCTGGATCGAGAAGCTTGCCTGGCAATTGCCGCCGCCCTTGAGCAAAGTTCCGAGCATCCGGTGGCGAGTGCGCTGCGGCGGGCAGCCGGAGATACGTCTCCGGCGGCGATGGATGTCCTTGCCGAGCCCGGCCAGGGTATTGAGGGGGTGATCAACGATCAGCGTTATCGTATCGGTCAAGCCCCTTATGTGATGGGCTTGAGCCAGGTACCCCTGCCGGAGGCGGCAACTGACTGGCTGGAAAGTGGGGATACTGTCGTGCTCTTGGGTGATGCTGGCGGGGCTCTGGCGTTTTTCCGGATCGGCGATGAAATTCGCCCAGAGTCGAAGGCGCTCATTGCTGAGCTCAAGCATTGTGGGAAAAAGGTGCTCTTGTTGACCGGTGATGCGCCGGCTGTGGCTCACCGCGTGGCCCAGAAGCTGGGTATTGAAGAAATCCGGGCCGGCGTTACCCCGCAAGGCAAGCACGATTGCGTGACGGCGCTCCAGGCTGGCGGCGCGATCGTGGCGATGGTGGGTGACGGAGTTAACGACGCGCCAGTGTTAGCGCAGGCCCAAGTTTCGGTCGCCATGGGCGGCGGGGCGCAACTGGCCAGGACGCAGTCCGATTTTGTGTTGCTTTCGGAAAATCTTGACCATCTGCGTCACGGATTACGGCGTGCGGTCAGATCGCTACGGGTTATTCGTCAGAACCTCTGGTGGTCATTCGCCTATAATTTTGTTGCCTTGCCCCTCGCCATCACCGGCTATGTCACGCCATGGATGGCCGGAATAGGGATGTCGGCCAGTTCCTTGCTGGTCGTGCTCAACTCACTGCGTATCCAGCGCGTGGAGACTGATTAA
- the ccoP gene encoding cytochrome-c oxidase, cbb3-type subunit III, translating to MSDFVSDFWNLYVVVIVVASILACVVLLIVQGKATFTPGKTMGHVWDETLEEYNNPMPRWWTWMFVITVVFAFVYLALYPGLGNFKGVLGWTSGGQHKAEVDKMNATVKPLFDKYMAMDLKAVAGDKQAMEMGKRMYLTYCMQCHGADARGAKGFPNLTDSDWLYGGEPEQIKQTISDGRMGVMPPHAQLGADTIKDLANFVRSLSGLPNDSVRAAKGKEAFASAGCLGCHGPEGTGMHAVGAPNLTDKVWLYGSSEATITETITNGRQNKMPAWKEFLGDAKVHLLSAYVLSLSQGAK from the coding sequence ATGAGCGATTTCGTTAGCGATTTTTGGAACCTGTACGTAGTGGTCATCGTAGTGGCAAGTATTCTTGCCTGCGTTGTGCTGCTGATTGTCCAGGGAAAAGCGACTTTCACGCCAGGCAAGACCATGGGTCACGTCTGGGATGAAACTCTGGAGGAGTACAACAATCCGATGCCACGTTGGTGGACTTGGATGTTCGTCATTACGGTGGTTTTTGCGTTTGTTTACCTCGCGCTTTACCCCGGTCTAGGCAATTTCAAGGGTGTGCTTGGCTGGACCTCCGGTGGGCAGCACAAGGCGGAAGTCGACAAGATGAATGCCACGGTCAAACCGCTGTTCGACAAGTATATGGCGATGGATCTCAAGGCTGTGGCTGGCGACAAGCAGGCCATGGAAATGGGCAAGCGCATGTACTTGACGTACTGCATGCAGTGCCATGGTGCGGATGCCCGCGGTGCCAAGGGCTTCCCGAACCTGACCGATTCCGACTGGTTGTACGGTGGCGAACCGGAGCAGATCAAACAGACCATCTCTGACGGCCGTATGGGGGTCATGCCGCCGCATGCCCAACTCGGCGCCGATACCATTAAGGATCTGGCAAACTTCGTCCGTTCGCTGTCTGGCCTGCCGAACGATTCCGTTCGTGCGGCCAAGGGCAAAGAGGCCTTTGCTTCTGCCGGATGTCTTGGCTGTCATGGGCCGGAAGGAACGGGTATGCATGCCGTTGGTGCTCCCAATCTGACTGATAAGGTTTGGCTGTATGGCTCGTCGGAAGCGACTATCACCGAGACGATCACCAATGGTCGTCAGAACAAGATGCCGGCCTGGAAGGAATTCCTTGGCGATGCCAAGGTTCATTTGTTGTCTGCCTATGTGCTCAGCCTGAGCCAAGGCGCCAAGTAA
- the coaBC gene encoding bifunctional phosphopantothenoylcysteine decarboxylase/phosphopantothenate--cysteine ligase CoaBC yields the protein MELQGKRIVLGVTGGIAAYKAAELLRLLAKQGADVQVAMTDGATHFVTTTTFQALSGRPVFTDQWDGRMPNAMAHIDLSRQADLILVAPASADFMARVVHGMADDLLATMVLARDCPLLIAPAMNRQMWENPATQRNVLQLLADGIKMLGPASGEQACGEVGVGRMLEPEEILEEVIAFFSPKVLAGKRVLITAGPTFEAIDPVRGITNRSSGRMGYAVARAARQAGAEVTLVSGPVGLDAPQGVERINVLSALDMHAAVMARVAATDIFIGVAAVADYRVANAAEHKLKKDTGGIPPIELIENPDILAEVAALEGAPYCVGFAAESRNLEAYAQAKRRKKNIPLIAGNLIQDGFGGDDNRLVLFDDAGVHPLPPGPKSVLSRQLIEHISAAVG from the coding sequence ATGGAATTACAGGGAAAGCGTATCGTCCTCGGCGTCACCGGCGGGATTGCCGCCTACAAGGCCGCCGAACTGCTTCGTTTGCTGGCCAAGCAGGGGGCGGACGTTCAGGTGGCGATGACCGACGGGGCAACCCACTTCGTCACGACCACGACCTTTCAGGCGCTCTCCGGCAGGCCGGTATTTACCGACCAGTGGGATGGCCGGATGCCGAATGCCATGGCACATATCGACCTGTCGCGCCAGGCAGACCTGATTCTGGTTGCCCCTGCCTCGGCTGATTTCATGGCACGCGTGGTGCACGGGATGGCCGACGATCTGCTGGCGACCATGGTCCTGGCGCGCGATTGCCCCTTGCTGATTGCTCCGGCAATGAATCGCCAGATGTGGGAAAACCCCGCTACACAGCGCAATGTGCTCCAACTGCTGGCGGATGGCATAAAGATGCTTGGCCCGGCGAGTGGCGAGCAAGCCTGCGGTGAAGTTGGCGTCGGCCGGATGCTGGAACCGGAAGAGATTCTTGAGGAGGTGATCGCGTTCTTCTCGCCGAAGGTACTGGCCGGCAAACGGGTTTTGATTACGGCGGGGCCCACCTTCGAGGCCATCGACCCGGTGCGCGGAATTACCAATCGGTCTTCCGGACGCATGGGGTACGCCGTGGCCCGGGCGGCGCGACAGGCTGGGGCCGAGGTGACGCTGGTTTCCGGTCCGGTTGGGCTTGATGCGCCGCAAGGGGTCGAGCGCATCAATGTGCTGAGTGCGCTGGATATGCACGCGGCAGTAATGGCACGCGTCGCCGCGACGGACATTTTCATCGGCGTGGCAGCGGTGGCCGATTACCGGGTAGCCAATGCCGCCGAGCACAAATTGAAGAAGGATACCGGCGGTATTCCGCCGATCGAGCTGATCGAAAATCCGGATATCCTCGCCGAGGTGGCTGCCCTGGAAGGTGCCCCGTATTGCGTCGGCTTTGCGGCGGAGAGTCGTAATCTGGAGGCTTATGCCCAAGCCAAGCGGCGCAAGAAAAACATTCCGCTGATTGCCGGCAATCTGATTCAGGATGGCTTTGGTGGCGACGACAACCGGCTGGTCTTGTTTGATGATGCCGGTGTGCACCCGCTGCCCCCCGGACCCAAATCGGTGTTGTCGCGCCAGTTGATCGAGCATATCTCTGCGGCTGTTGGATAG
- the ccoO gene encoding cytochrome-c oxidase, cbb3-type subunit II translates to MKHEQIEKNVGLLIVLTLFVVLWGGLLEIVPLFFQKSTTTPVEGLKAYSAEAVAGREIYLREGCYNCHSQMIRPFRAETERYGHYSVAGEFVYDHPFQWGSKRTGPDLQRVGGRYSDEWQRAHLINPRDVVPESNMPAFAFLANTKAKDSVAADIEGKMGALRTLANLRGLPTYSDADIKGAKAAIGDKTELDVLIVYLQGLGTALKTTK, encoded by the coding sequence ATCAAACACGAGCAAATTGAGAAGAACGTAGGCCTGCTCATCGTTCTCACGTTGTTTGTTGTCCTGTGGGGCGGTCTGCTGGAAATTGTTCCGCTCTTCTTCCAAAAATCAACGACAACGCCGGTTGAAGGTCTGAAAGCATATTCGGCTGAAGCGGTAGCCGGACGCGAAATCTATCTGCGTGAAGGTTGCTATAACTGCCATTCACAGATGATCCGTCCGTTCCGTGCTGAAACCGAGCGTTATGGCCATTACTCCGTCGCTGGCGAGTTTGTTTATGACCATCCGTTCCAATGGGGTTCCAAGCGAACGGGGCCGGATCTGCAGCGTGTCGGCGGCCGCTACTCTGACGAGTGGCAACGCGCTCACCTGATCAATCCGCGCGACGTGGTGCCGGAGTCCAACATGCCGGCTTTCGCTTTCCTGGCGAACACCAAGGCCAAGGACTCGGTTGCCGCCGACATCGAAGGCAAGATGGGGGCTTTGCGTACGTTGGCTAATCTACGTGGTCTGCCGACCTATTCCGATGCAGATATCAAGGGCGCCAAGGCTGCCATTGGTGACAAGACCGAACTTGATGTTCTGATTGTCTACCTGCAAGGCCTGGGTACGGCTCTGAAGACGACCAAGTAA
- the ccoN gene encoding cytochrome-c oxidase, cbb3-type subunit I yields MSGTQTTYNDKVVRQFAVMTVIWGIVGMLVGVIIAAQLVWPELNIGPWLHFGRLRPLHTNAVIFAFGGCALFATSYWCVQRTCSTRLWGGPLIPFTFWGWQIVILLAAITLPLGITTGKEYAELEWPIDILITLVWVSYAVVFFGTIATRKVAHIYVANWFFGAMIIAVALLHLVNSCEIPVGFLRSYSCYAGVQDAMIQWWYGHNAVGFFLTAGFLGMMYYFVPKQAGRPVYSYRLSVVHFWALIFTYMWAGPHHLHYTALPDWTQSVGMIFSLILLAPSWGGMINGIMTLSGAWHKLRDDPILKFLITSLSFYGMSTFEGPMMSIKTVNALSHYTDWTVGHVHSGALGWVAMVSIGSMYYLLPRLFGKTEMFSVKLMTVHFWVATIGTVLYIASTWISGVMQGLMWRAINADGTLAYSFVESVKGSYPFWAIRWLGGVLFLSGMLIMAYNMFKTMAGGNTKDATIVVPVAHHA; encoded by the coding sequence ATGTCTGGAACGCAAACCACATACAACGATAAGGTCGTACGGCAATTTGCCGTCATGACTGTCATCTGGGGCATCGTCGGTATGCTTGTCGGTGTCATCATCGCAGCCCAGCTGGTTTGGCCGGAATTAAATATCGGCCCCTGGCTGCACTTCGGACGTCTGCGTCCGTTGCACACCAACGCAGTTATTTTTGCGTTTGGTGGCTGTGCGTTGTTCGCAACATCTTATTGGTGCGTTCAGCGCACTTGCAGCACCCGTCTTTGGGGTGGTCCGCTAATTCCCTTCACGTTCTGGGGTTGGCAAATCGTCATTCTGTTGGCTGCAATCACGCTGCCGCTGGGTATTACCACTGGCAAGGAATACGCCGAACTGGAGTGGCCGATCGATATCCTGATCACGCTGGTCTGGGTTTCTTATGCGGTGGTTTTCTTTGGCACCATCGCCACCCGCAAGGTTGCCCACATTTATGTGGCAAACTGGTTCTTTGGCGCGATGATCATTGCTGTTGCCCTGCTGCACCTGGTTAACAGCTGTGAAATTCCGGTTGGCTTCCTGCGTTCCTACTCCTGCTACGCCGGTGTTCAGGATGCAATGATTCAGTGGTGGTACGGCCATAACGCAGTAGGCTTCTTCTTGACTGCGGGCTTTTTGGGCATGATGTACTACTTTGTGCCGAAGCAAGCGGGGCGTCCGGTCTACTCCTATCGTTTGTCCGTTGTCCACTTCTGGGCGCTGATCTTTACGTACATGTGGGCGGGGCCTCACCATCTGCACTACACCGCTCTGCCGGACTGGACCCAGTCTGTCGGTATGATTTTCTCCCTGATTCTGCTGGCTCCGTCCTGGGGGGGCATGATCAACGGCATCATGACCTTGTCCGGTGCCTGGCATAAGCTGCGCGATGATCCGATCCTGAAATTCCTGATCACCTCCCTGTCCTTCTACGGTATGTCTACCTTCGAAGGTCCGATGATGTCCATCAAGACCGTCAATGCTCTGTCGCATTACACGGACTGGACGGTCGGTCACGTGCACTCCGGTGCTCTGGGCTGGGTTGCCATGGTCTCGATCGGTTCCATGTATTACCTGTTGCCGCGCCTGTTTGGTAAGACCGAGATGTTCAGCGTCAAGTTGATGACGGTTCACTTCTGGGTTGCCACCATCGGTACCGTGCTGTACATCGCTTCCACCTGGATTTCCGGTGTGATGCAGGGCCTGATGTGGCGTGCAATCAATGCCGACGGCACCCTGGCTTACAGCTTCGTTGAAAGCGTCAAGGGCTCCTACCCGTTCTGGGCAATCCGCTGGCTGGGTGGCGTACTGTTCCTGTCCGGTATGCTGATCATGGCCTACAACATGTTCAAGACCATGGCTGGTGGCAACACCAAGGATGCGACGATCGTTGTTCCGGTCGCTCATCACGCCTGA